A section of the Desulfobacteraceae bacterium genome encodes:
- the rpsF gene encoding 30S ribosomal protein S6, which translates to MRRYETIFILDPDLSEEQRKPVLDRVMDLFTQYKGFLVESEEWGGRKLAYEIKKKVRGFYVRLDYCGAGDLVNEMERSFRIDDRVLKYMTILLAEDVDLEAIKAEMAAKVEKQAQEGAEPAPAEGAAASSETEPQASKVREEA; encoded by the coding sequence ATGCGACGGTACGAAACCATTTTTATCCTGGATCCGGACCTGTCCGAGGAGCAGCGCAAGCCGGTTCTCGACAGGGTCATGGATCTCTTCACCCAGTACAAGGGTTTTCTGGTGGAATCCGAGGAGTGGGGCGGCCGCAAGCTGGCCTACGAAATCAAGAAGAAGGTTCGCGGGTTCTACGTTCGCTTGGACTATTGCGGGGCCGGCGACCTGGTGAACGAGATGGAGCGCTCCTTCCGCATCGATGACCGGGTCCTGAAGTACATGACCATTCTGCTGGCGGAAGATGTCGATCTCGAGGCCATCAAGGCCGAAATGGCCGCCAAGGTCGAGAAGCAGGCCCAGGAAGGAGCCGAGCCGGCCCCGGCTGAGGGCGCCGCGGCCTCCTCCGAAACCGAACCCCAAGCGAGCAAAGTCAGGGAGGAGGCATAA
- a CDS encoding nitroreductase, which produces MDLLEAITARKSIRAFRPDPVPQNVLQALLEAAIRAPSSMNTQPWEFFVLSGEPLARLKNGNLARLAAGEAPRPEHVVTGWPRQSLFRERQVALARQIFALMEIQREDKDKRSRWLARGFRFFDAPAAVIVCTDGQLSPDGPLIDIGAVVQTLCLAALAFDLGTCIEDQGIAYPEIVREAAGIPADKRIVTSVAVGYPDWDFPANRLVSARDPVAAVTRWCGYDQP; this is translated from the coding sequence ATGGATCTTTTGGAGGCCATCACCGCCCGCAAGAGCATTCGCGCCTTCCGGCCCGACCCTGTCCCGCAAAACGTCCTCCAGGCGCTGCTTGAGGCCGCCATAAGGGCGCCCTCGTCCATGAACACCCAGCCCTGGGAATTTTTCGTGTTAAGCGGCGAGCCCCTGGCGCGGCTGAAAAACGGGAACCTCGCCCGCCTGGCGGCCGGCGAGGCGCCCCGGCCCGAGCATGTGGTCACCGGCTGGCCGCGGCAGAGCCTATTCCGGGAGCGTCAGGTGGCCCTGGCGCGCCAGATCTTCGCGCTGATGGAGATCCAGCGCGAGGACAAGGACAAACGCTCCCGGTGGCTGGCCCGGGGGTTTCGCTTTTTCGACGCCCCCGCCGCGGTCATCGTCTGCACCGACGGGCAGCTGAGCCCCGACGGGCCGCTGATCGATATCGGCGCCGTCGTCCAGACCCTGTGTCTGGCGGCCCTGGCCTTCGACCTGGGCACCTGCATCGAGGACCAGGGCATCGCCTACCCGGAGATCGTGCGGGAAGCGGCCGGCATCCCGGCCGACAAGCGCATCGTGACCTCCGTCGCGGTGGGCTACCCGGACTGGGATTTTCCGGCCAACCGCCTGGTCAGCGCACGCGACCCGGTGGCGGCGGTCACCCGCTGGTGCGGCTATGACCAACCCTGA
- the rpsR gene encoding 30S ribosomal protein S18 → MAYPTRKPGGRKKRVFHRRKVCRFCADSSLPIDYKDVKTLKYFTTERGKIIPRRISGCCAKHQRSLTVAIKRARTIALMPYVGSLD, encoded by the coding sequence ATGGCATACCCGACGCGAAAACCCGGTGGACGCAAAAAAAGAGTCTTTCATCGCCGCAAGGTCTGCCGTTTCTGTGCCGACAGCAGCCTGCCGATCGATTACAAGGACGTCAAAACCCTGAAATACTTCACCACCGAACGCGGCAAGATCATTCCGCGCCGAATTTCCGGCTGCTGCGCCAAACACCAGCGGTCGCTGACCGTGGCCATCAAGCGGGCCCGCACCATCGCCCTGATGCCCTACGTCGGCAGCCTCGATTGA
- a CDS encoding DsrE family protein, whose amino-acid sequence MANFLFVLSKDDNEAATRCFQFAKVAHAKGHHVDLFFIDSGVMWANRDRDLGIRTVTGDCPNDYLPYLVENEVAIGICTPCAKNRGLDEALFFTNMQLDGGPHLIDMAAEAKVFNF is encoded by the coding sequence ATGGCCAATTTTTTGTTTGTGCTGAGCAAGGATGACAACGAGGCCGCCACCCGCTGCTTCCAGTTCGCCAAGGTGGCGCATGCCAAAGGGCACCATGTGGACCTTTTTTTCATCGATAGCGGCGTCATGTGGGCCAACCGCGATCGCGATCTCGGCATCCGGACGGTCACTGGCGACTGCCCCAACGACTACCTGCCGTACCTGGTGGAAAACGAGGTGGCCATCGGGATTTGCACCCCCTGCGCCAAAAACCGCGGGCTGGACGAGGCCCTCTTTTTCACAAATATGCAACTCGACGGCGGCCCCCACCTGATCGACATGGCCGCCGAGGCCAAGGTCTTCAATTTCTGA